In Candidatus Hydrogenedentota bacterium, one genomic interval encodes:
- a CDS encoding aspartate dehydrogenase: protein MATMKVGLVGCGNIASDLCRAMADGEVQAEVAALHDVDPSKAERLRDQFKLNVPVCSLEEAVAAADFVVECAVAAVVPEVVRAAARHNKDCLVMSLGGLMLHPDLFDTARESGILLRLPSGAICGLDGVRAGMQAGLDGVSLTTRKPPKGLLGAPYLAEQGISLEGLTEPLVVFEGSALDAVKAFPANVNVAAALSMAGIGPERTRVRVIADPAATTNSHEIRAHGAFGELMAVTSNRPSPGNPKSSYLASLSAVIELRAAAVVWGAARND, encoded by the coding sequence ATGGCCACGATGAAAGTAGGTCTTGTCGGATGCGGCAACATCGCGTCCGATTTGTGCCGGGCGATGGCGGACGGCGAAGTCCAGGCCGAAGTCGCGGCGCTGCACGATGTGGACCCGTCGAAGGCCGAGAGGCTCCGGGACCAGTTTAAGTTGAATGTTCCGGTTTGTTCGCTGGAAGAGGCGGTGGCCGCGGCGGATTTTGTGGTCGAGTGCGCGGTGGCGGCGGTGGTGCCGGAGGTGGTGCGGGCGGCGGCGCGGCACAACAAAGACTGCCTTGTGATGAGCCTGGGCGGCCTGATGCTGCACCCCGACCTCTTCGACACGGCGCGGGAGAGCGGCATTCTCCTCCGGCTGCCGTCGGGCGCGATTTGCGGGCTTGACGGTGTGCGCGCGGGGATGCAGGCGGGCCTTGACGGCGTGAGCCTGACGACGCGCAAGCCCCCGAAGGGGCTGCTTGGCGCGCCTTACCTGGCGGAGCAGGGCATCTCGCTGGAGGGTCTGACGGAGCCGCTGGTGGTTTTTGAGGGCAGCGCCCTGGACGCGGTGAAGGCTTTTCCGGCGAACGTGAATGTGGCGGCGGCGCTGAGCATGGCGGGCATCGGCCCGGAGCGGACGCGGGTGCGCGTGATTGCGGACCCGGCGGCGACGACGAATTCGCATGAGATACGGGCGCACGGCGCCTTCGGCGAGCTGATGGCGGTGACGAGCAACCGGCCCTCGCCGGGCAACCCGAAGTCGAGTTATCTTGCGTCGCTCTCGGCGGTGATAGAACTGCGGGCGGCGGCGGTGGTCTGGGGCGCGGCCCGGAACGACTGA
- the rplU gene encoding 50S ribosomal protein L21 encodes MYAVVTTGGKQYKVAAGDRIRVEKLDSPVGELVELGPVSMIAKESAVVVEPEALAGAKVVAEIAGHGLAKKIRVYKYKKRKGYERTQGHRQRFTELTIREIQG; translated from the coding sequence ATGTACGCAGTGGTGACGACAGGCGGAAAACAGTACAAGGTGGCCGCGGGCGACCGCATCCGCGTGGAAAAGCTGGACAGCCCCGTGGGTGAACTGGTCGAGCTGGGCCCGGTTTCGATGATCGCGAAGGAGTCCGCCGTGGTGGTGGAGCCGGAGGCGCTCGCCGGCGCGAAGGTTGTCGCGGAGATAGCGGGCCACGGCCTCGCCAAGAAAATCCGTGTTTACAAGTACAAGAAGCGGAAGGGCTACGAGCGGACCCAGGGTCACCGTCAGCGCTTCACAGAACTGACCATCCGTGAGATTCAGGGATAA
- the rpmA gene encoding 50S ribosomal protein L27, translating into MAHKKAGGSSRNGRDSNSQRLGVKKYGGQKVLAGNIILRQRGTRVHPGVNCGVGKDHTLFATADGVVKFRHFKKGRQCVDIVPAGAE; encoded by the coding sequence ATGGCTCACAAGAAAGCAGGCGGCAGCTCGCGCAACGGCCGCGACAGCAATTCACAGCGACTGGGTGTCAAGAAGTACGGCGGACAGAAAGTGCTTGCCGGAAACATTATCCTCCGCCAGCGCGGGACCAGGGTCCATCCGGGCGTGAACTGCGGCGTGGGCAAGGACCACACCCTGTTCGCCACCGCCGACGGCGTGGTGAAGTTCCGCCACTTCAAGAAGGGCCGCCAGTGCGTGGACATCGTCCCCGCAGGCGCGGAGTAG